Genomic window (Tribolium castaneum strain GA2 chromosome 2, icTriCast1.1, whole genome shotgun sequence):
TCTCCAAACAAGCGCAAATACCTCCAGTCAAAGCCAAGTGACCAAacattgaattaaaaaaactgtcatcAAGTCTTGCTGCAAAACTAAAtcattgatttaattaaatttgatacttttaaaattataactaacTCCAAAATTTCGATGTGATACAATATACattgtaggaattttttgtGGCAAACTTGTTTGTTTCGATTTTCGAAAGTTTCCAAAATCATGGCTTTTAAGTGTTCAATTCTCAACACAATGTTGCTTACAATTTCAAAAGCGTTGTAAGAAATGTGTATTGCCATCTTAATTAATAGATAACCACTGGTAAAAgcataaattaaaatcaaatgaaacactGGGAAATAATCAATCTCAAATGGTAACCAACATGGGGCAAGTAAACCACAATAATGATCACTTAATCCTTTCTCCTTGTTAATTCTCTTACATTCCGTCTTGTTTATAAGTTGTTCACCGTTGTAGAAAATTGTGGCAAGAAATGAATACAAGGCCAAAagttttgctacaaaattcAGTTGGTTGTTAcgtttatcaaaatttggaggttttccaaaattgttgaaaactGAGAGGTCTCGCATCAAGAGTGCCACTTTatgttgatttttcaaatgagCACATATCATGTAATAGGAGCCATAACTAGCAATGAGAATCGCAAGAACTTCCGCATCCACTTCATGAACAGCTGCAAATTTTGACTTTAGATTGCTTACCTACTTCAAGTAGTAAATATGCCTttaattgttataaaaaaacgaattGTTATACATAAAACTAACACACCAGTTACTAGAAAAAATCCAAGGACAGAGAATTGGTATTCAATTCCTGGATTTAATTCTTCGTTTGTCTTAGGCCATAGAAGACTGTATCTTAAAACTTTTCGGGTCATGTTagaaatttggattttttgattGTTCATTGTATGATGTGTTTTACTCAACTAGAAGATTCTTTTAAAGGTAATTGATTATTATGAGCGCATGAGCGATTTCTAAGAACTTTATCTGTACAATGTAACATACAATTTTCAAACTATGATTATGTGAGTGGGATGTTTTTGGTTAAGAAGTTGTGTTCTGTAATAAAACTCAGTCATTGAaagtttgtattatttatCAGCCTAAAATAATGGCCATGAACTATTATTTGAATATCTTTGGAAACTTGCATTGTTATTTGTGCTCACCTTTTGGAAATTACTGTTGACGTACACGATTTTACTTAGATATGTTTTGTTAATCTATTGTTTGCTCACGTAaatggttaaatttttgcctgtttcttatttatttatttataacttaatTAATGTGCACAtgcaaaaatcacaaaaagtaaaaaatatgtaatttttattctcGTTGAccgttttttaatattaatacgaATAGTGGTTTTGtcttagacaaaaaaattattgacgtTATTAATGCATTTTATTCATAACATACTTCTTTTGTGATttagacatttaaaaattaactccCTGCTTTTTAAAAAGCGCTGTACAGTTTATCAATTacttacttttttcaaattaactagtgtacatttttaaataatgtgttGAGATATAATTACTGCGGCTTCTGGCGACTCGTTCTAgaataaattacagaaaataattaaaaaatgcaaaaattgcgtCTTACATATTACACTTTATCACTTTTGATAAAGCATAATTAGTTATTACTGTTTAAGTCACAGTAAATTTTAACAACGCTTTCAAagttgaaattaaagtttaaatgGTGATAAAGGTGATATTGGTTTTTGATTTGgagttatacagggtgctccgTCTataccccacattagaagtatttggagttctaataatgatagtcatccgaaaatttgtatacaaacATAACCCCTTCGGTTATATCGGAAGTTGCtatgaactttttttttgaatggaaaagtatattttttaatgcgtttttggattactagagctattttaaggtagttctATAAGCTTTTTAAACAAGGACGTTATATGGAGAGGGCGGAGCATCAATTCAAATAAATGAAAAGCACGCCACTGTTGGTACCCCAACAGTTCTGCGCATGACTTAGTTTAGGCAACCAGTGGCGTACCCACTAGAATATGTAAGGAAGGGGTTGAAATAATATTGACTCTTAAAatgcacaattttttataattattcttAACATATACATCGCTTATACATAAGGTTCTACAAGTATGTTTTATACGTATATTAAGGAATGAATCAATTATGgctttaattagaaaaaagtatGTGTGTCACAtcttaatttaaacaatttttttctataaaacatTCTAATacttcaataattatttttcctttgttaacattaaattgattattttttggtaaGACCTATAAACTGATTcactttttttacatattttaattacCTCATCACAGGGGTAACTTCATTCctttctgttttttaaatcCAAAAAACTTTCTACTAAATTTTCTCTTACTTCAAAAAGCGCAGAAATGCAGTCTTcatattttaaacttttttctaatttgaaAGCCACAAAACTCGCTATGTAATCATTATGATTTCATtgacaaaattagaaaagttaatttgttttataaaataattatattgttACAAAGTTACTTTCTAActcattttcattttctaaataaaaagaattattgtCGTAAACTAAACTgtcacaattaattatttcaagaGAAGTTTTTTTAGTTGATGAGGAGTTTAATATTGATATTTGTTCGAAGGAAATACAATTTCCTAAACCCCCATCCCTCTCACTTCAGCGTGAACTTACAACTTTTTATACGCCGTTTTAAATTGTCTATAGGTTGAATTATCGTTGCATCCACCTATCCTCGTACACAGCTAAAAAACATTTCCAAGTGATCTTGGCTTTATTTGTATacaggcaaaaattttaaatttgaaaaagttttgtatATAATAATTACTGAATCTAAACCTATTATGAAAGCTAAAAAGccagtttttctttttgatttcagtaaaaatttgttgtcaaTTTTTAATCTCTTAAAATATTCTATAATATTATAgaaattaaatgtaattatattcgaaaatttagttttgtttattggttttttgaaatcatatgaattaaagttttttgaatttaaaaccTTAAAGGCATtgttaacaaacaaaataatttcaactGTAGCatcgcaatttttattttttttagtttttgtgtatcttaacaaaaaataagtgcttcaGCTACTGACCTGCTTAGTAATTGAGTGGCTAATTTgactttcattttttatttaaagaattgAATATGCCGTCTTCTTagtttattacacaaataaataCTTTCATTTTTCTGTAATTCGTTTAAGAATTCAATATATTTAAAGTCAATTACTTGTTCTTTaccatttataatttttttcgctaaaggtgtttctaattaattttatcataTGTACCGGATCTGGTATAACATATGTactgtttttttctattttagttTGGAAtgaattttcttcttttcaTCTAACCTCCTTGTTTCTATATACCTAAATTctgccgtttacgaaatatttagggtttttaaaacacaatGTATCACAAAAACGGTAAGACTAAAACTCTATAGACGTGACtagaaaaatgataaatttaaaactataaaactgcaaagtaaaaacataatacattaaaaaactgaaattataagacagtcaaaccataaaaaactgagaaattTAGGAAATGAATAAGCCATATGGAATTaatatacaaattaaaaaagctgaaatattgaaaataaacttaaaaactcTATGATTGCAACTCTAGAAAATTATGAGTTTGAAAGAGTGGAAGCCTGAGagcgtaaaaaaataagaagtttgttaaCAGTTGactaacttgaaaaagttaaatggaacaccaaaTTGTGTGattttgcttctcaaagatcaataaattgtctaaataaaaacacaacttAAGTTAATAACTGAAAAGATGTAcacatttttgac
Coding sequences:
- the LOC107398581 gene encoding uncharacterized protein LOC107398581 — translated: MNNQKIQISNMTRKVLRYSLLWPKTNEELNPGIEYQFSVLGFFLVTAVHEVDAEVLAILIASYGSYYMICAHLKNQHKVALLMRDLSVFNNFGKPPNFDKRNNQLNFVAKLLALYSFLATIFYNGEQLINKTECKRINKEKGLSDHYCGLLAPCWLPFEIDYFPVFHLILIYAFTSGYLLIKMAIHISYNAFEIVSNIVLRIEHLKAMILETFENRNKQVCHKKFLQCILYHIEILDFAARLDDSFFNSMFGHLALTGGICACLEKQIVSGVNVVAGTLHFIGWILALFIGCVAGQYLINASEILPSAIWTAKWYDADLELKKKVLFMLARSQKSLFIRAGPFGILCYPLFVTVLKTSYSILCMLTS